In the Anaerostipes caccae L1-92 genome, CAGGCCCAGTTACAGGAAACTGACAAAGATACTGAGGAGGGGAGATGTACTGGTGATCCAGAGCATAGACAGGCTTGGGCGGAACTACGGCGAAATCCTGGAGCAGTGGAGGATCGTCACGAAAGAAATCAAAGCCGATATCGTTGTTCTCGATATGCCGCTTTTGGATACGAGAAAAAAACAGGATGATCTCACAGGCACATTTATCGCCGATCTGGTACTTCAGATCTTAAGCTATGTGGCCCAGACAGAACGGGAAAACATAAAGAAACGCCAACAGGAAGGAATCAGAGCGGCCAAACTGCGAGGCGTTCATTTTGGGAGGCCGAGGAAACCGATACCGGAGAAATTTTATGAATTAAAAGAAAAGTGGAAACGGGGTGAAATCTCATCGAGAAAAGCCGCTGCACAGCTTCAGATTGCCCAGGATACATTTCTTAGGTGGGTGAGAGGACAGAAGTAAAAGAAATGGTAGAGATTATCATTCAGTCCATTTTATACATAAAACTGCAAAAAATATTGATATTTTAAGAGATAAATTCATTTCTTACAGTATACATTGAGTGAACGAAAAAGTCTGCTTTATCGTTCGCTGGAGGTAAGATATGATACAGAAGAAAAAAGATTTGAGGAACAGGCTTTTAGAATATTTGGCAGAGGAGGCGGGCTGTCAGGAAATGTCCGATCTGCCTACCAGTTTTTGGTTTCCTGTGGCATGTTTTATCGCCGGTTCTGTTAAGGCTGAACGTTTCAGCGCGAGGGAATGGAATGAGGCTGTCAGATATCTGACGGGGGAGAATATTCGGTTTGCTTCTCCCGTGCAGGCACAGAAATTTTTAGAAGTAAATAAGGACAATTTTCATACGGATAAAAAGGCAGGTAAAAGGATGTAATGTCTGTTGCAGACGGATGTTGTATGGGGTAAGATATTGTAGGAAGAAAACTAAAATATCACTTATATAATATCCAGGAGGTTTTATGAAATCATACAGAGTAGTACTGCATTTTCATCTGCCGTCCAGACGGGGGATTGTGAATATTACGGATAAAGTCCAGGATGCTGTGGATAAAAGCGGTGTAAAAGAAGGCATGGTGTTGGTAAATGCCATGAATATCACGGCAAGTGTTTTCATCAATGACGATGAATCCGGACTGCACCATG is a window encoding:
- a CDS encoding recombinase family protein, producing MESNIYGYARVSTRDQNESRQLLALEAFGVESKKIYLDKLSGKNFDRPSYRKLTKILRRGDVLVIQSIDRLGRNYGEILEQWRIVTKEIKADIVVLDMPLLDTRKKQDDLTGTFIADLVLQILSYVAQTERENIKKRQQEGIRAAKLRGVHFGRPRKPIPEKFYELKEKWKRGEISSRKAAAQLQIAQDTFLRWVRGQK